Proteins from a single region of Thunnus albacares chromosome 14, fThuAlb1.1, whole genome shotgun sequence:
- the vrk2 gene encoding serine/threonine-protein kinase VRK2 isoform X1, with protein sequence MAPKRKNTLPKPLPDGFILTDTEKKKWRLGKIIGQGGFGLIYLASQDVDRPVAANTDFVIKVEYHENGPLFSELKFYQRAAKPESMQKWMRSRKLDFLGIPVYWGSGLAEYNDLRYRFMAMDRLGSDLQKVCERNGGRLKKATVLQLGHGLVDVLEYIHENEYVHADIKAANLMLGYRDPDQVYLADYGLSYRYCPDGVHKEYKENPKKGHNGTIEYTSLDAHKGVAPSRRGDLQILGFCLLHWLCGSLPWDNVLKNPTQVQEAKARLMDNLPGSVQQLSVRGASTDEVAAFLLYVNSLGHQQQPDYQHLKYLLASGGKGKLDFSTPQGSAGESTTKVPDPPAKGKKAGRARGPSKAKAAATEVDDGDDDGDDDEEETKPKPVASRYIRGPPVTKPQAQQKEEGIRRSLRPKSVQTYEEDYSWDEDEDEDEDEDEEEETRPKPIAECYLRGPPIGPRAQSKQKTNSKRTSRIIDDLIVSSVRQEVKQLHPQRRKSANCQPTRTDCWERWDERRVIHGAHYSEVPVLTGPGREAAPTQRSGLVYWFVFVGAFLFFAAVFSLI encoded by the exons ATGGCACCAAAAAGAAAGAACACGTTACCCAAACCACTCCCAGATGGCTTCATACTGACCGACActgagaagaagaaatggaggcTGGGGAAAATCATTGGTCAAGGTGGCTTTGGACTGATCTATCTTG CCTCCCAGGACGTGGACAGACCTGTTGCAGCAAACACTGACTTTGTGATAAAAGTG GAGTACCACGAGAATGGCCCCCTGTTCTCCGAGCTCAAGTTCTACCAGAGGGCAGCCAAACCAGAGAGCA TGCAAAAATGGATGAGAAGCAGgaaactggacttcctggggATCCCGGTGTACTGGGGATCAGGGCTGGCTGAATATAATGACCTCAG GTATCGTTTTATGGCCATGGATCGACTGGGCAGTGACCTCCAAAAAGTCTGCGAGCGCAATGGAGGTCGACTTAAGAAGGCCACCGTGCTCCAGCTTGGTCATGGACTG GTGGATGTTCTCGAGTATATCCATGAGAACGAGTATGTCCATGCAGACATAAAAGCTGCCAACCTCATGCTGGGTTACAGAGACCCTGACCAG GTCTACCTTGCAGACTATGGGCTGTCCTACAGATACTGTCCTGATGGAGTCCACAAAGAGTACAAGGAAAACCCCAAGAAAGGCCACAATGGAACCATCGAGTACACCAGCCTTGATGCCCATAAAGGAGTTG CTCCATCGAGACGTGGTGACCTCCAGATTTTGGGTTTCTGTCTTCTCCACTGGTTATGTGGGTCTCTTCCTTGGGACAATGTTCTCAAGAACCCAACTCAAGTCCAGGAGGCCAAGGCCAG ACTGATGGATAATCTGCCAGGCTCAGTCCAGCAGCTGTCAGTGAGGGGAGCCAGCACAG ATGAAGTGGCTGCGTTCCTCCTCTATGTAAATTCTCTTGGCCACCAACAGCAGCCAGACTACCAGCATTTGAAGTACCTGTTGGCCAGCGGAGGAAAGGGAAAACTCGACTTCTCCACGCCTCAAGGATCTGCAGGAGAGTCGACTACCAAGGTGCCAGATCCTCCCGCCAAAGGCAAG AAAGCAGGACGAGCCAGAGGGCCCTCCAAAGCCAAGGCTGCAGCCACAGAGGTGGAtgacggtgatgatgatggtgatgatgatgaagaggagacgAAGCCTAAACCTGTGGCATCTCGCTACATAAGAGGACCACCCGTCACTAAACCTCAGGCACAACAG AAGGAAGAGGGAATCAGAAGATCACTGAGGCCGAAATCTGTGCAGACGTATGAGGAAGATTATAGCtgggatgaggatgaggatgaggatgaggacgaggacgaagaggaggagaccAGACCCAAACCCATTGCTGAATGCTATCTCAGAGGCCCTCCAATAGGACCCAGAGCTCAGTCTAAACAG aaaacaaattcCAAAAGGACCTCCAGGATTATAGACGACCTCATCGTGTCCTCAGTGAGACAGGAAGTCAAACAGCTTCATCCACAAAGGCGAAAGTCCGCAAACTGTCAACCGACACGCACGGACTGCTGGGAAAGATGGGATGAAAGGCGGGTCATACACGGAGCACACTACAGCGAAGTGCCTGTTCTCACAGGACCAGGACGGGAGGCTGCTCCCACACAGAGGAGCGGACTGGTGTactggtttgtttttgtgggGGCCTTCCTGTtctttgctgctgtgttttcctTGATATAA
- the vrk2 gene encoding serine/threonine-protein kinase VRK2 isoform X2 — MAPKRKNTLPKPLPDGFILTDTEKKKWRLGKIIGQGGFGLIYLASQDVDRPVAANTDFVIKVEYHENGPLFSELKFYQRAAKPESMQKWMRSRKLDFLGIPVYWGSGLAEYNDLRYRFMAMDRLGSDLQKVCERNGGRLKKATVLQLGHGLVDVLEYIHENEYVHADIKAANLMLGYRDPDQVYLADYGLSYRYCPDGVHKEYKENPKKGHNGTIEYTSLDAHKGVAPSRRGDLQILGFCLLHWLCGSLPWDNVLKNPTQVQEAKARLMDNLPGSVQQLSVRGASTDEVAAFLLYVNSLGHQQQPDYQHLKYLLASGGKGKLDFSTPQGSAGESTTKVPDPPAKGKKAGRARGPSKAKAAATEVDDGDDDGDDDEEETKPKPVASRYIRGPPVTKPQAQQKEEGIRRSLRPKSVQTYEEDYSWDEDEDEDEDEDEEEETRPKPIAECYLRGPPIGPRAQSKQQRPLWSCVKAAVSQTVRCGRTLLQ; from the exons ATGGCACCAAAAAGAAAGAACACGTTACCCAAACCACTCCCAGATGGCTTCATACTGACCGACActgagaagaagaaatggaggcTGGGGAAAATCATTGGTCAAGGTGGCTTTGGACTGATCTATCTTG CCTCCCAGGACGTGGACAGACCTGTTGCAGCAAACACTGACTTTGTGATAAAAGTG GAGTACCACGAGAATGGCCCCCTGTTCTCCGAGCTCAAGTTCTACCAGAGGGCAGCCAAACCAGAGAGCA TGCAAAAATGGATGAGAAGCAGgaaactggacttcctggggATCCCGGTGTACTGGGGATCAGGGCTGGCTGAATATAATGACCTCAG GTATCGTTTTATGGCCATGGATCGACTGGGCAGTGACCTCCAAAAAGTCTGCGAGCGCAATGGAGGTCGACTTAAGAAGGCCACCGTGCTCCAGCTTGGTCATGGACTG GTGGATGTTCTCGAGTATATCCATGAGAACGAGTATGTCCATGCAGACATAAAAGCTGCCAACCTCATGCTGGGTTACAGAGACCCTGACCAG GTCTACCTTGCAGACTATGGGCTGTCCTACAGATACTGTCCTGATGGAGTCCACAAAGAGTACAAGGAAAACCCCAAGAAAGGCCACAATGGAACCATCGAGTACACCAGCCTTGATGCCCATAAAGGAGTTG CTCCATCGAGACGTGGTGACCTCCAGATTTTGGGTTTCTGTCTTCTCCACTGGTTATGTGGGTCTCTTCCTTGGGACAATGTTCTCAAGAACCCAACTCAAGTCCAGGAGGCCAAGGCCAG ACTGATGGATAATCTGCCAGGCTCAGTCCAGCAGCTGTCAGTGAGGGGAGCCAGCACAG ATGAAGTGGCTGCGTTCCTCCTCTATGTAAATTCTCTTGGCCACCAACAGCAGCCAGACTACCAGCATTTGAAGTACCTGTTGGCCAGCGGAGGAAAGGGAAAACTCGACTTCTCCACGCCTCAAGGATCTGCAGGAGAGTCGACTACCAAGGTGCCAGATCCTCCCGCCAAAGGCAAG AAAGCAGGACGAGCCAGAGGGCCCTCCAAAGCCAAGGCTGCAGCCACAGAGGTGGAtgacggtgatgatgatggtgatgatgatgaagaggagacgAAGCCTAAACCTGTGGCATCTCGCTACATAAGAGGACCACCCGTCACTAAACCTCAGGCACAACAG AAGGAAGAGGGAATCAGAAGATCACTGAGGCCGAAATCTGTGCAGACGTATGAGGAAGATTATAGCtgggatgaggatgaggatgaggatgaggacgaggacgaagaggaggagaccAGACCCAAACCCATTGCTGAATGCTATCTCAGAGGCCCTCCAATAGGACCCAGAGCTCAGTCTAAACAG CAAAGGCCTTTATGGAGCTGTGTGAAggcagctgtcagtcagacgGTGAGGTGTGGGCGTACCTTGCTGCAGTAA